One genomic region from Nilaparvata lugens isolate BPH chromosome 3, ASM1435652v1, whole genome shotgun sequence encodes:
- the LOC111056255 gene encoding eukaryotic translation initiation factor 3 subunit H, whose amino-acid sequence MASSFRYNKRMTNINENDCTIEYVQIDGLAVMKIVKHCHEECSGNLDIAQGALLGLVVENRLEITNCFPFPKSYDDENWDEEEYQLDMMRKLRKVNVDHYHVGWYQSSDVGGFLSQLLLESQYHYQTSIEESVVLLYDTQKTARGFLTLKAYRMTPQAIKMYKENEFTPEALRQCKVGYENLMMEVPVVIRNSPLTNILLGELQEMIPPQQGSNFLDLGTASVLEGQLRSLMDRVDDLNQEAIKFNRYQQQVVRQAQDKHRYMAKRAQENAARQAKDEPPLPEEDMNKLFRPIPVLPRLAPMIMAGQVDAYSQHISQFCSQSLAKLYVMQSLQKDKEQ is encoded by the exons ATGGCGTCTTCATTCCGGTATAATAAAAGGATGACGAATATTAATGAAAACGATTGTACAATAGAATATGTTCAAATTGATGGACTT GCTGTTATGAAAATCGTTAAGCATTGCCATGAAGAATGTTCTGGTAATTTGGATATAGCACAAGGTGCCCTTCTAGGATTAGTTGTGGAAAATAGGTTAGAAATCACCAATTGCTTTCCGTTTCCTAAATCCTACGATGACGAAAACTGGGATGAAG AGGAGTATCAATTGGACATGATGAGGAAGCTGAGGAAAGTGAATGTTGACCATTATCACGTAGGCTGGTATCAGAGCTCGGATGTTGGTGGATTCCTCAGCCAATTACTACTGGAATCACAGTACCATTATCAAACTTCTATTGAAGAATCTGTTGTATTGCTCTACG ATACCCAGAAGACAGCTAGAGGATTCCTGACATTGAAAGCATACAGGATGACGCCGCAGGCGATCAAGATGTACAAAGAGAACGAGTTCACGCCGGAAGCACTTAGGCAATGCAAAGTCGGCTACGAGAACCTGATGATGGAAGTGCCAGTCGTCATCAGGAACTCCCCTCTCACCAACATCCTGCTCGGTGAACTGCAGGAGATGATCCCCCCTCAGCAGGGATCGAACTTTTTGGATCTAGGAACCGC GAGTGTGCTGGAAGGCCAACTTCGCAGCCTGATGGATCGCGTGGATGACTTGAACCAGGAAGCCATTAAATTCAACCGCTATCAGCAGCAAGTTGTGCGCCAGGCACAGGACAAGCATCGCTACATGGCCAAGAGG GCGCAAGAGAACGCGGCACGCCAAGCGAAGGACGAACCGCCCCTGCCCGAAGAGGACATGAACAAGCTGTTCCGTCCCATTCCAGTGTTGCCACGTCTGGCGCCTATGATCATGGCCGGGCAGGTGGATGCCTACAGCCAGCACATCTCGCAGTTCTGCTCGCAGTCGCTCGCTAAGCTCTATGTCATGCAGTCGCTGCAGAAGGATAAGGAGCAGTGA